TCAGGTTATGGACTTCTAATATAGATCACGGTTGACCTATTTATTACTTTAAGGGGAAGAGGACATATCAGTGCCATGTGAATAGTAGTAATCGTTTGATTTCTCATCAAAACTAATGTTTTCATTTCTCATCTCATATTTTCCTATAAAAATGAACAATTGTGTACTTCAGACCATTACCAGTGCAATACTAAATAATTGGATAGTTATAGATAAAAAATCCTATTTAAGCTCatttacttcaatggacttagaaaggtacTTGTTCCAAATGGCAAAGCATGTAtgtatgaccatacatggtcagggcccagtgtacctgagggttCGCCTCCCCGCCACCagccagctaaggatccctggccctaaagaagtccgcctggtctcgaccagggccagagcattctctgttctggcccccacctggtggaatgagctcccggaggagatcagggccctgaaggagcttaaacaattccacagggcctgcaaaaaggagctcttccgccaggcatttggttgagaccaggtataaccaacagcgattgaagggcccctgctccccccctgcccccctcagaattcaatcaatgctctggacctgtttgcattgttgcactgttgtattgtttatactgtttatactgttatattgttatatggttacaactattactattattattgtaaggcattcacttgtttatagacttttatgtattgttctttgttcctatgaaaaccaccctgagcctttggggagggcggtaaataaacaaacaaacaaacaaactcattgAAAGTATGTGTACGTGTGAGAAATCACATTTAGCAAGAACTTATATTTttgatctctttttttttgaggtTTTTTATGTAggaactagagcctcttgtggcacagagtggtaaggcagctgtctgaaagctttgcccatgaggctgggagttcaatcccagcagccggctcaaggttgactcagccttccatccttccgaggtcggtaaaatgagtacccagcttgctggggggtaaacggtaatgactggtgaaggcactggcaaaccaccccgtattgagtctgccaagaaaacgctagagggcgtcaccccaaggctcagacatgactcggtgcttgcacaggggatacctttacctttacctttatgtaggaACTACATATAACCCTAagaaaatgagattttttttccattgatgGGAATCTCCTTTGCTCTACTTAACATTGCTATGAAATAAATTAATGTTCTCTTCACCAATCTTATGCCGCATGCTCACCTGCACACTTCAAGATGAATGGAAGAAGATAGCTTTTTCTAATATAAATTCATTTTAGCTTATTTAGTTTCATTTGAATGTAGTTTACAGGCAAAATGCTTGATAAATGCTCATGTGTACAGGAACACATGACAAACATACAATGACAGTGCAGCTTCTCAGTTTCAATTtttattggtttctcagaaacaTTAAGAAAAGCAGGACAAACTAAGCAACAGTCCTTTTCTGTCACTATGACTTCATTTAGGCAAGTTAAGAAGCAGTGGTTCACCACTAGCTGAGGCAAACACCAAATGTTTGCTTGAATCTCTAAATATAGTCATGAATATTCAGTTACAGGCATCAGACTTTCATATTTAGCACCTCAAGAATTGTTTCACAGTGCAGAACCTTCATCATTTTAATGTCAATGATATACAGTTGTATAAATCAGCCCTTTGAAATAAGACTAAACCAGGAATCTTCTGAACTATTTCATATTAGTCAAAACGTGAGTACAGAAAAAATTAGGACTCATTTCCAAAGTTGAATGAGCTGATCACTTGTCTGAGAATCTTGTTTCTTCACATCAAGGGTGGACACAGTTTGTTGTATTACAAGGATAGATATTTCAACCCTATAGTTTatgtaaaaatattgttttgatATTTGTATGAATCTTCTCTTCAGAATCAATAAGAATTTAATAAGTCCCAGTCTTCCATCAAGAGGCCcaaatgctttgtttttaagctctGCTCTTTGGGCTCAGCTGAAGGAGTTCTTTTATTCTGTAATTCTTCATTATCTTCAATCTTGTTTTTTAGTAAAGGCAAACTGCACACCTGTGCTCTTCTCTTGTAAAACTGTAAGTTCTCACAACTCTTTCTATGCCCTCTTTCTAGAGGGGATGCACAAGGTTCTTCGGTCCTGGCTCTTTTTCCATCTGCAAAAAAAGATGTCACAAATTACCAAGTATTACTATAACTTGTTTATGTTTTCAGCCCTATTGTGGCCTATATACAATATTAAGGGCTTCAGGTCTCAGTCCAAGACCTGTTGAAGCTATTTCATAGCACTGAGGAAGCCAGTTGCATACAGAGTCATagctttctttcagttttccagACTCCAGTAAAAGACACAGAGCACAAGCCGAAGCAAGTGTAATCAGAAGTCTCATATTATTCAATAGGGCTTAGTCCTAAGCAAGTGTTCTCAGAAGTGCAACCACAAGCTATCATTCATTTTCAAAAGTAGGCTGCCTCTTCAGCTTTGGGGCTTGTTAGGGGAAGGAGTGGGATGTCAAAGGATTTGTTCAAAACTAAGCCTTTGGAATGCAGTTTCACTATGAAGCCTTTCTCTAActtaagtagcacaataaaatcagaatccagtagcacctttaagaccaacaaagatttattcaaggcatgagctttcaagtgcaagcactcttcgtcagactaagactTAGTCTTGGTCTACtgagctctgattttattgtgcaacttcagaccaacacagctactcattttaaTCTAACTTAAGTAGCTCTTCTACTGGACTGATAAGCCAGTGAACAATATACATCCTCATCTCCAGAAACCATTAAATGGCCTTGGCATACAAACAAATCCTTATAAAGGTACATACAGAAATGCTGAGCTGCTGCTCTAGATTTCAAGTTTCTTTGTGGCTTAATTCTTTCTTGGACGATGTGCTGCCACTGTAGAACTGTCTAAAAAGAGTTCAAGAGTCAGTCTTCAATATACTAATAGGAAAAACAGCTAAGGATATTATTCCTTCTTAGATATTGTGTGGAAGTACATAAATCTAATGTATTTCAATATATCACAGTTCCACTTTACACAGCCAAACAAGATTCTCAAAAGAAATAAACAGCTGTAGCTGATTTACAGTATTTACATAATCTTTTGCTACTGAAAGTTTCTCAGGTGACAATTCTTTTACTTGCTTCTAATGAAATTTAGTATTTTATTAAATAAAGTAAACAAATATAGTATTGGATTAGTCACCTTTGCCCcagaatttttaatacatttataaaATCTTCTTACAAGCAAACACTATACTTTAAATCAGTACTTTTCACCACGtgaaaaaatgcaagaaattaGCTTTTATGAAATAAATTTATACATACATGCTCTGCCCATCCCTCAGTTTTGCAGTTATGATCAAATTCTTTCAAAGGCACTTCTGAATAACTTAGACCTATTTGAATCTGTATCCGCTGAATTGCTGCCATTGGATCCTAGTGAAAAAGAAAATTCAAGATTCATGATCAAATAGAATCTGACCACACAAGAGAACAATACATTGGAATTTTTTCACTTTTGGTTGAAACTCCTATAAATAAGGAATTTGTTCACTGTATtttgttcccctccccaaatcttatATTAAATGTCAAATAGAACAGAAGTTTTTTTCACCTCAATTCCACTTCCAGAAAGATCCAAGTAATTTAGCTTtttgaaggaaagaaggaatccAACTCCTTTATTTGTGATTCTTGGATTACCTTCATAAAGTCAAGAATATTTGATTAAATGTTAAATTGTAATAGACTAAGAGGTTAACAGGTTAACAGAGAAAAACAAGATGCATCCTATCATTCTGGGGAGGAAGCCTGCAGAGAAGTTGGTGGAGGTGATCTTTCCCTGCTCCCCGTTCTCCCAGTGGAGTGCTGTTTAATTCAAAATTCCTCTCTAGAGGGAACTTCCAGAATAAAACAAtcacaagcgggggggggggggagggctgcagtAAGTTTCCCCTAACCAGCATGACTCCTTGACTGACTCCTCAAAAGCAATTTCCCCCACTACCTTCAATGGGAGAACTGAActctctgaatttttaaaaggtcaTCTTGGATTTTATTACATGAAGAACCTTTGAATTATTGACTGACCTCATAGTACAACATGAGATATCAGTCAGATACATTGAATTGTCAGATTCACACCCTTTTTCCAATAAAAGGAAGAAAGTGCTATCAAATTTTGATTATCTTTTCTGATATTGACTATAATTAATGTTGGATTaggatatatatacatacattatAATCTGAATCATACTCACAAGACAAATCTAATACTGAAAGATTTTCAAGGCCCCTTTTCATCACTCGAACAGGTGCTGTCATTTTGCGAAGCCCAGCATCTGATAAGCAATTATCTTTCAGAAGAAGCCGAATTAGACTACGATAAATGCAAAAGTCAGTTTTCAAAATAACCCAGATCGTCAAATAAATTGCTAAGTTAGGCACCAAGTAATTCAACGTCCCACTTTCCAGTTTTGAAAGCAGCCTGGTAATGTAAAAGTATACCCAAATatgctatttctttctttcatttatatatcgccctcccctgaggctcaaatGACTAAAATACGCAGCCGCACTTTATAATTCACCTGCC
The nucleotide sequence above comes from Paroedura picta isolate Pp20150507F chromosome 4, Ppicta_v3.0, whole genome shotgun sequence. Encoded proteins:
- the LRRC42 gene encoding leucine-rich repeat-containing protein 42 encodes the protein MSCYLHTENSPDMESVYIQENGQLYRLNPASGGVNDHILKPKPSRLFSKGFSVELCMNKENDNGRTDHFIFTYTKEGNLRYSAKSLFSLVLSYIADNIHHVDSLIGFPEQIGEKLFHAADARQKFTEPRTGLRALQKFTDAYGSLVLQILCLKDRYLVISEKLEEIKSFRDLTCLDLSCCKLGDDHELLEHITKETLSSLIRLLLKDNCLSDAGLRKMTAPVRVMKRGLENLSVLDLSCNPRITNKGVGFLLSFKKLNYLDLSGSGIEDPMAAIQRIQIQIGLSYSEVPLKEFDHNCKTEGWAEHTVLQWQHIVQERIKPQRNLKSRAAAQHFYGKRARTEEPCASPLERGHRKSCENLQFYKRRAQVCSLPLLKNKIEDNEELQNKRTPSAEPKEQSLKTKHLGLLMEDWDLLNSY